One genomic window of Desulfuromonas sp. AOP6 includes the following:
- the nusG gene encoding transcription termination/antitermination protein NusG, with product MAKKWYGVHTYSGFENKVKLNLEERIRSLEAEEFFGEILIPSETVVELKKGERKTSTRKFFPGYILVQMELNNETWHIVKDIPKVTGFVGGGTAPPSIPDEEVAKITSRIEEGVERPKPKVEFEVGETVRVVDGPFLNFTGVVEDVKPDKGKLKVMVSIFGRVTPVELEFIQVEKTS from the coding sequence ATGGCAAAAAAATGGTACGGCGTACATACCTACTCTGGATTTGAAAACAAGGTAAAGCTCAATCTGGAGGAGCGGATTCGATCTCTTGAGGCGGAAGAATTCTTCGGTGAAATTCTGATTCCCTCCGAAACAGTGGTCGAGTTGAAAAAGGGTGAGCGCAAGACGTCTACCCGTAAATTTTTCCCAGGCTATATACTTGTCCAGATGGAGTTGAATAACGAAACCTGGCACATAGTTAAAGATATACCAAAGGTTACCGGGTTTGTAGGAGGGGGTACAGCACCGCCTTCCATCCCTGATGAGGAAGTGGCCAAGATCACTTCCCGCATTGAAGAGGGCGTGGAGCGACCCAAGCCAAAGGTTGAGTTCGAAGTCGGTGAAACCGTTCGCGTTGTCGATGGTCCTTTCCTTAACTTTACTGGCGTGGTTGAGGACGTGAAGCCCGACAAGGGCAAGCTTAAGGTCATGGTCAGCATTTTCGGACGGGTAACCCCGGTCGAATTGGAATTCATCCAGGTAGAAAAAACCAGTTAG
- the rpoB gene encoding DNA-directed RNA polymerase subunit beta: MAYSIANNQLLRKHFAEIKRIIDIPNLIDIQKTSYKRFLQAELPPSARQNVGLEAVFRSVFPIRDFNETSSLEYVAYSLGTPKYDVDECHQRGMTFAAPVKVRVRLVSWDVDKDSGVQSIRDIKEQEVYFGEIPLMTENGTFIINGTERVIVSQLHRSPGVFFDHDKGKTHSSGKILYSARVIPYRGSWLDFDFDHKDILYVRIDRRRKLPATVLLKALGYTAEELLNYYYDVDTIVVDGENYRKKVNLELLSGQRASCDIVAPDGEILVKANRKFTKAGIRKLAEKGIETISILKEDVVGKVASSDIVDTATGEIVVECNEEITENKLEELLSRGITEFKVLFIDNLYVGPYLRETLQLDKVATPDDAKIEIYRRLRPGDPPTIRSATALFDSLFFNSERYDLSVVGRLKLNYKLGLKSPLDLTTLTKDDILEVVRYLIDLRNGKGAIDDIDHLGNRRVRAVGELLENQYRVGLVRMERAIKERMSLQEIDSLMPHDLINSKPVSAVVKEFFGSSQLSQFMDQTNPLSEITHKRRLSALGPGGLTRERAGFEVRDVHPTHYGRVCPIETPEGPNIGLIASLSTYARINEHGFVETPYRLVSEGTVTTEIKYFSALEEEGHAIAQANAPLNEDNTFVNELVNARKNGEFMLMNREEIELMDVSPKQLVSVAAALIPFLENDDANRALMGSNMQRQAVPLLRADAPLVGTGMERIVAHDSGAAVVARHNGVVESVDAARIVVKIDEGEVDESGTGVDIYTLIKFLRSNQNTCLNQKPIVKVGDRVRRGEIIADGPSTEWGELALGQNVLVAFMPWEGYNFEDSILISEKLVKEDRYTSIHIEEFECVARDTKLGKEEITDDIPNLGEDALADLDESGIIRIGAEVKPGDILVGKITPKGETQLSPEEKLLRAIFGEKAGDVRDTSLRVPPGVEGVVIGARVFSRKGIDKDTRTEHIEKTEIDKLLKDQNDEIRIIRESARGKMLSLLVQQTSAVAIVDETGKILLPKGQKLTEELLSAVPFKRWQEISLANAPEVEDKVATVLVHLNEREELIRGVFSDKIEKLKRGDDLPPGVIKMVKVYIAIKRKLSVGDKMAGRHGNKGVLSRILPEEDMPYMEDGTPVEIVLNPLGVPSRMNIGQILEIHLGLGARGLGMRIQEVLDNQFSQEKIREKIKSIYGNKELDSFIDGLDEDDMMALARRLSKGVPMASPVFEGVNEEQIKGEIERAGFASSGQMTLYNGKTGEPFLEKVTVGIMYMLKLHHLVDDKIHARSIGPYSLVTQQPLGGKAQFGGQRLGEMEVWALEAYGAAHALQEFLTVKSDDVAGRTRMYEAIVKGKHTLEAGLPESFNVLIKELQSLCLDVELLEEEEE; this comes from the coding sequence ATGGCTTATTCGATCGCGAATAACCAGCTTCTGAGGAAACATTTTGCCGAGATCAAGAGGATCATCGACATCCCCAACCTCATTGATATCCAGAAGACTTCCTACAAGCGTTTTCTTCAGGCGGAGCTACCTCCTTCGGCCCGGCAGAACGTCGGCCTGGAAGCCGTCTTTCGTTCCGTATTTCCAATTCGGGACTTTAATGAAACCAGCTCTCTTGAATATGTAGCCTATTCACTGGGAACTCCAAAGTACGACGTGGATGAGTGTCATCAACGGGGCATGACTTTTGCTGCTCCGGTAAAGGTACGCGTTCGCCTTGTTTCCTGGGATGTCGATAAGGATTCGGGCGTTCAGTCCATCCGCGATATTAAGGAGCAAGAGGTCTATTTCGGTGAAATCCCCCTGATGACCGAAAACGGTACCTTTATTATCAACGGGACTGAAAGGGTCATCGTCAGCCAGTTGCACCGGTCTCCCGGTGTCTTTTTTGATCACGACAAGGGCAAAACGCATTCCAGTGGGAAAATTCTCTATAGTGCGCGTGTCATCCCTTATCGGGGTTCCTGGCTTGATTTTGACTTTGATCATAAAGATATTCTCTATGTACGCATCGATCGACGTCGTAAACTGCCCGCAACTGTTCTTCTTAAAGCACTGGGCTACACGGCTGAAGAGCTACTGAACTACTACTACGATGTCGATACCATCGTCGTTGACGGCGAAAACTATCGGAAAAAAGTTAATCTTGAGCTGCTCAGCGGGCAGAGGGCGAGTTGTGATATTGTCGCGCCTGACGGAGAGATACTGGTCAAGGCGAATCGCAAATTTACCAAGGCGGGCATTCGTAAGCTTGCTGAAAAAGGCATCGAAACGATTTCTATCCTCAAGGAGGATGTGGTCGGAAAGGTGGCCTCTTCGGATATCGTAGATACCGCCACAGGCGAAATCGTTGTCGAGTGCAACGAAGAGATAACTGAAAATAAACTGGAAGAACTGCTGTCCAGGGGGATAACCGAATTCAAGGTATTGTTCATAGACAACCTGTACGTCGGCCCCTATCTTCGCGAAACGCTTCAACTCGACAAGGTCGCTACGCCCGATGATGCCAAGATTGAAATCTATCGACGACTGCGTCCGGGCGATCCACCGACCATCCGTAGCGCCACGGCTCTGTTTGACAGCCTTTTCTTCAACTCGGAGCGTTACGACCTTTCCGTTGTTGGGCGACTGAAACTCAATTACAAACTGGGCTTGAAGTCCCCCCTGGATCTGACCACTCTGACCAAGGATGATATTCTCGAGGTTGTTCGCTACCTGATCGATCTTCGGAACGGCAAAGGTGCCATTGATGATATTGACCACCTTGGAAATCGTCGGGTCCGCGCTGTGGGTGAACTGCTGGAAAACCAATACCGCGTCGGCTTGGTGCGTATGGAGAGGGCTATCAAGGAGCGCATGAGCCTGCAGGAAATAGACAGCCTCATGCCTCACGACCTTATCAATTCCAAGCCTGTTTCGGCAGTTGTCAAGGAGTTCTTTGGATCTTCTCAGCTTTCCCAGTTCATGGACCAGACCAACCCGCTTTCCGAGATTACCCACAAGCGCCGTCTTTCGGCCCTGGGGCCTGGTGGCCTGACACGGGAAAGAGCTGGATTCGAAGTTCGTGACGTTCATCCCACGCACTACGGACGGGTATGCCCTATTGAAACACCGGAAGGGCCAAATATCGGTCTGATTGCGTCCCTGTCGACCTATGCACGCATTAACGAGCACGGATTCGTCGAGACGCCTTATCGCCTGGTTTCTGAAGGGACAGTTACCACCGAAATCAAGTATTTTTCGGCACTGGAAGAGGAAGGGCACGCCATAGCTCAGGCCAACGCACCGTTGAACGAAGACAATACCTTCGTCAACGAGTTGGTCAACGCCCGTAAAAACGGCGAGTTCATGCTGATGAACCGTGAAGAGATCGAGTTGATGGACGTTTCGCCCAAGCAGCTGGTTTCTGTGGCTGCTGCTCTTATCCCCTTTCTGGAGAATGACGACGCCAACCGGGCCCTGATGGGTTCCAACATGCAGCGGCAGGCTGTTCCTCTGCTACGTGCCGATGCACCCCTGGTTGGTACGGGCATGGAGCGTATTGTCGCTCACGATTCGGGTGCCGCCGTCGTGGCACGGCACAACGGCGTGGTTGAGAGTGTAGACGCGGCACGTATTGTCGTCAAAATCGATGAGGGCGAGGTGGATGAGTCGGGGACCGGCGTTGACATTTACACGCTTATCAAGTTCCTGCGCTCCAACCAGAACACCTGTCTCAATCAGAAGCCAATAGTTAAGGTGGGCGACAGAGTCCGGCGGGGCGAAATTATTGCCGACGGTCCTTCTACCGAGTGGGGCGAACTCGCCTTGGGTCAGAACGTCCTGGTCGCTTTTATGCCGTGGGAAGGCTATAACTTCGAGGACTCCATCCTCATTTCGGAAAAGCTGGTTAAGGAGGATCGTTACACCTCCATCCACATCGAGGAGTTCGAATGCGTCGCCCGCGACACCAAGCTCGGCAAAGAAGAAATCACCGACGACATTCCCAATCTGGGTGAAGATGCCCTCGCCGATCTTGACGAGAGCGGCATCATTCGTATCGGTGCTGAAGTTAAGCCAGGGGATATTCTGGTCGGCAAGATTACCCCGAAGGGTGAGACCCAGCTCTCACCTGAAGAAAAACTGCTGAGGGCGATTTTCGGTGAAAAAGCCGGCGACGTTCGCGACACGTCTCTGCGGGTGCCGCCTGGTGTCGAAGGGGTTGTCATCGGGGCTCGTGTATTTTCCCGCAAAGGGATCGATAAAGACACACGCACCGAACATATCGAAAAGACCGAAATAGACAAACTGCTTAAAGATCAGAATGACGAAATCCGCATTATCCGTGAATCCGCCCGTGGCAAGATGCTGTCACTGCTGGTTCAACAGACGTCCGCGGTCGCCATTGTCGATGAAACGGGCAAGATCCTGCTGCCCAAAGGTCAGAAGCTGACGGAAGAACTGCTTTCTGCGGTACCCTTCAAGCGCTGGCAGGAGATTTCCCTGGCCAACGCACCGGAAGTTGAAGACAAGGTCGCTACTGTATTGGTACACCTCAACGAGCGTGAGGAACTGATCCGCGGCGTTTTTTCTGACAAGATCGAAAAGCTCAAGCGTGGCGATGACCTGCCGCCCGGCGTCATCAAGATGGTCAAGGTCTATATCGCCATTAAACGCAAGCTCTCCGTTGGAGACAAGATGGCCGGTCGCCACGGCAACAAGGGTGTTCTGTCACGGATTCTTCCCGAGGAGGATATGCCCTATATGGAAGACGGCACCCCTGTGGAGATCGTGCTTAATCCCTTGGGTGTCCCCTCCCGTATGAACATCGGTCAGATCCTGGAAATCCATCTTGGTTTGGGCGCCCGGGGTCTGGGAATGCGCATCCAGGAGGTTCTCGACAATCAGTTCAGTCAGGAAAAAATTCGGGAAAAGATCAAGTCCATTTATGGCAACAAGGAACTTGATTCCTTTATCGACGGTCTTGACGAAGACGATATGATGGCTTTGGCGCGCCGCCTTTCCAAGGGCGTTCCCATGGCTTCCCCCGTCTTTGAAGGGGTCAACGAAGAGCAGATCAAGGGGGAAATCGAGCGTGCAGGCTTTGCCAGTTCCGGCCAAATGACCCTGTATAATGGCAAGACCGGTGAACCTTTCCTCGAAAAGGTTACCGTGGGTATCATGTATATGCTCAAACTTCACCACTTGGTCGATGACAAGATTCACGCCCGTTCTATCGGTCCCTATAGTCTTGTTACGCAGCAGCCTCTGGGCGGTAAAGCCCAGTTCGGTGGTCAGCGACTTGGTGAGATGGAGGTGTGGGCTCTTGAAGCTTACGGGGCCGCACATGCCCTGCAGGAATTTCTTACCGTCAAATCGGATGATGTGGCGGGAAGAACCCGCATGTATGAAGCCATAGTCAAAGGGAAGCACACACTGGAGGCCGGACTGCCCGAATCCTTCAACGTGCTCATCAAGGAACTGCAGTCTCTGTGCCTCGATGTGGAACTCCTCGAAGAGGAAGAAGAATAA
- the tuf gene encoding elongation factor Tu translates to MAKAKFERKKPHVNIGTIGHVDHGKTTLTAAITKVLAARGGAEYKGYDQIDNAPEERERGITIATAHVEYETEKRHYAHVDCPGHADYVKNMITGAAQMDGAILVVSAADGPMPQTREHILLARQVGVPAMVVFLNKADMVDDAELMELVELEVRELLSSYEFPGDDIPIIPGSALKALEGDTGELGEQAILKLMDAVDNYIPEPERAIDRPFLMPVEDVFSISGRGTVATGRVERGVVKVGEEVEIVGMKATTKTVVTGVEMFRKLLDQGQAGDNVGVLLRGVKREDIERGQVLSKPGSITPHTKFKAEAYILSKEEGGRHTPFFKGYRPQFYFRTTDVTGIVELPEGTEMVMPGDNIAMTVNLITPIAMDKELRFAIREGGRTVGAGVVSEIIE, encoded by the coding sequence ATGGCTAAAGCCAAATTTGAGAGAAAAAAACCCCATGTCAATATCGGGACCATCGGTCACGTTGACCATGGCAAGACGACCCTGACGGCCGCCATCACCAAGGTTCTGGCAGCCAGGGGCGGCGCCGAGTACAAAGGTTACGATCAGATCGACAACGCTCCCGAAGAGCGCGAGCGCGGCATCACCATCGCCACCGCCCACGTCGAGTATGAGACCGAAAAGCGCCACTATGCGCACGTTGACTGCCCCGGCCACGCCGACTACGTCAAGAACATGATCACCGGTGCGGCCCAGATGGACGGCGCTATCCTGGTGGTTTCGGCCGCTGACGGCCCCATGCCCCAGACCCGCGAGCACATCCTGCTGGCCCGTCAGGTTGGCGTACCCGCCATGGTCGTGTTCCTGAACAAGGCCGACATGGTCGACGACGCCGAGCTCATGGAGTTGGTCGAGCTGGAAGTTCGCGAGCTGCTTTCTTCCTATGAGTTCCCCGGCGACGACATTCCCATTATCCCCGGTTCGGCTCTGAAGGCTCTCGAAGGGGACACTGGCGAGCTGGGTGAGCAGGCCATCCTGAAGTTGATGGACGCTGTTGACAACTACATCCCCGAGCCCGAGCGCGCCATCGACCGGCCCTTCCTGATGCCTGTCGAGGACGTCTTCTCCATCTCTGGTCGCGGCACTGTCGCCACCGGTCGTGTTGAGCGCGGCGTCGTCAAGGTCGGTGAAGAGGTCGAGATTGTCGGCATGAAAGCCACCACCAAGACCGTCGTGACCGGCGTCGAGATGTTCCGCAAGCTGCTTGATCAGGGTCAGGCCGGCGACAACGTAGGTGTCCTTCTGCGCGGCGTCAAGCGTGAAGACATTGAGCGTGGTCAGGTATTGTCCAAGCCCGGCAGCATCACGCCGCACACCAAGTTCAAAGCTGAGGCTTATATCCTGTCGAAGGAAGAGGGCGGCCGTCACACTCCCTTCTTCAAAGGTTATCGTCCCCAGTTCTACTTCCGCACCACCGACGTTACCGGCATTGTTGAGTTGCCGGAAGGGACCGAGATGGTTATGCCCGGCGACAACATCGCCATGACAGTCAACCTGATCACCCCTATCGCCATGGACAAGGAACTGCGCTTTGCTATCCGCGAAGGCGGTCGTACTGTTGGCGCGGGTGTTGTTAGCGAAATTATCGAGTAA
- the rplA gene encoding 50S ribosomal protein L1, with protein MSAGKKHTQAKAKIDRTNAYPIEEALALVKETSFAKFDETVDVSIRLGVDPRKADQMVRGAVVLPNGLGKTVRVLVFAKGEKAQEATTAGADYVGADDLVAKIQEGWYDFDTAIATPDMMGTVGKIGKLLGPRGLMPNPKVGTVTFDVGRAVTEAKSGKIEYRVEKAGIVHAPVGKVSFDVEKLKENVVSLVDALVKAKPATSKGTYLKKVSISSTMGPGLNVDVTALQAMVK; from the coding sequence ATGAGTGCAGGAAAAAAACATACTCAAGCTAAGGCCAAGATAGACAGAACAAATGCCTATCCCATTGAGGAGGCTCTTGCTCTTGTCAAGGAGACTTCTTTCGCTAAATTTGACGAAACGGTCGATGTCTCCATCCGCCTCGGTGTGGATCCACGTAAAGCGGATCAGATGGTTCGTGGTGCCGTTGTGCTACCTAATGGTCTCGGGAAGACTGTCCGGGTTCTCGTCTTTGCCAAGGGTGAGAAGGCCCAGGAGGCCACCACTGCTGGGGCCGACTACGTCGGGGCCGATGATCTCGTAGCCAAAATCCAGGAAGGCTGGTACGATTTTGATACCGCGATCGCCACCCCGGACATGATGGGTACGGTTGGTAAAATCGGAAAGCTTCTTGGTCCCCGTGGTCTCATGCCCAACCCCAAGGTCGGTACTGTCACTTTCGACGTCGGGCGGGCTGTTACCGAGGCCAAATCGGGCAAGATAGAATACCGTGTTGAGAAAGCAGGTATTGTGCATGCTCCTGTCGGCAAGGTTTCCTTTGATGTGGAAAAACTAAAGGAAAATGTCGTCAGCCTGGTTGATGCTCTTGTTAAGGCTAAGCCCGCCACATCCAAAGGGACTTACCTTAAAAAGGTCAGCATCTCCAGCACGATGGGACCCGGCCTCAATGTCGATGTCACTGCTTTGCAGGCGATGGTTAAATAA
- the rplJ gene encoding 50S ribosomal protein L10, with translation MNKSSKEQIVAELSEKLESAKAAFLADYRGLNVEQVDKLRGELREAGVEYRVVKNTLLKLAAKGTSIECLSDHLAGPTAIAIAGSDPVAPAKILSEFAKANKTFALKVGALNGSLLSLAQVEALADLPSREVLLAKVLGSLNAPASNFVGVLAAIPRSLVQVLAAIQDKKAA, from the coding sequence TTGAACAAGAGCAGCAAAGAACAGATTGTCGCCGAGTTGAGTGAAAAGCTGGAGTCGGCCAAGGCCGCCTTTCTTGCAGACTATCGCGGACTCAACGTGGAACAGGTTGATAAGCTGCGTGGTGAGCTTCGTGAGGCAGGCGTTGAATATCGCGTCGTCAAGAACACTCTGCTGAAGTTGGCCGCTAAGGGAACTTCCATCGAGTGCCTTTCCGACCATCTTGCCGGCCCCACAGCGATCGCCATCGCAGGATCAGATCCTGTGGCCCCCGCCAAAATTCTGTCCGAGTTTGCCAAGGCCAACAAGACCTTTGCTCTAAAGGTCGGAGCCCTTAATGGCAGCTTGCTAAGCCTGGCACAGGTCGAGGCTCTGGCTGATCTGCCGAGCCGTGAGGTTCTGCTGGCCAAAGTCCTTGGATCGCTTAATGCCCCTGCTTCCAACTTTGTTGGTGTGCTTGCAGCCATCCCGCGCTCGCTGGTGCAGGTGCTGGCAGCTATTCAAGACAAAAAAGCAGCTTAA
- the secE gene encoding preprotein translocase subunit SecE, translating to MLAKTTEFLTNVKGELKKVTWPTRKDTIASTTVVIVLVFVVAVFLWVVDSALSAVIRALLS from the coding sequence GTGCTTGCCAAAACGACTGAGTTTTTGACGAACGTAAAGGGTGAGCTTAAAAAAGTTACCTGGCCGACGCGCAAGGACACTATCGCGTCCACAACGGTTGTTATCGTTCTGGTCTTCGTCGTTGCCGTGTTTTTGTGGGTTGTGGACTCAGCTCTCTCCGCGGTGATTCGCGCGCTCCTGAGTTGA
- the rplL gene encoding 50S ribosomal protein L7/L12, with product MADITKEQVIEFIEKMNVLELAELVKELEEKFGVSASAPVAVAAAAPAAGAAPAEEKDEFDVVLSSAGDKKINVIKVVRAATGLGLKEAKDLVDGAPQTVKEALPKAEAEELKKQLVEAGATVELK from the coding sequence ATGGCTGACATCACTAAAGAGCAAGTTATCGAATTTATCGAAAAAATGAACGTGCTTGAGCTGGCTGAGCTCGTCAAGGAGCTTGAAGAGAAGTTCGGCGTATCTGCATCTGCACCCGTGGCTGTGGCCGCTGCCGCACCCGCTGCTGGCGCTGCTCCCGCTGAGGAAAAAGATGAGTTTGATGTCGTCCTTTCCAGTGCCGGCGACAAGAAAATCAACGTTATCAAGGTGGTTCGCGCTGCTACGGGCCTCGGGCTCAAAGAAGCCAAGGACCTCGTTGACGGTGCCCCTCAGACCGTTAAAGAAGCCCTGCCCAAGGCTGAAGCTGAAGAGCTCAAGAAGCAGCTCGTTGAAGCTGGCGCCACTGTGGAACTCAAGTAG
- the rpmG gene encoding 50S ribosomal protein L33, whose translation MRDIVTLACTECKQRNYTTTKNKRNTPDKLEFSKYCRFCQKHTPHKETK comes from the coding sequence ATGCGGGATATCGTTACCTTGGCTTGCACGGAATGCAAGCAGCGAAATTACACGACCACGAAAAATAAAAGAAATACTCCTGATAAACTGGAATTCAGCAAGTATTGCCGTTTTTGTCAGAAGCACACCCCTCACAAGGAAACCAAGTAG
- the rplK gene encoding 50S ribosomal protein L11 — protein MAKKVVGLIKLQIPAGKANPSPPVGPALGQHGVNIMEFCKAFNAKTQAQDGMITPVVITVYADRSFSFITKTPPAAVLLMKAAKIPKGSGVPNKNKVGKVTKDQVREIAELKMPDLNAFDIEKAILTIEGTARSMGLEVV, from the coding sequence ATGGCCAAGAAGGTTGTTGGTTTGATTAAACTGCAGATACCTGCCGGCAAGGCGAACCCTTCGCCGCCGGTCGGCCCCGCACTCGGCCAGCATGGGGTCAACATCATGGAATTCTGCAAGGCGTTCAATGCAAAGACCCAGGCACAGGATGGGATGATTACCCCTGTTGTCATTACCGTCTACGCCGACCGGTCCTTTTCCTTTATTACCAAGACGCCTCCCGCAGCCGTTCTTCTCATGAAGGCCGCCAAGATTCCTAAGGGCTCCGGCGTACCGAATAAGAACAAGGTGGGAAAGGTTACCAAGGATCAGGTCAGGGAGATTGCCGAGCTGAAAATGCCGGACCTCAATGCCTTTGATATCGAAAAGGCAATCCTTACTATTGAAGGCACCGCCCGCAGCATGGGCCTCGAAGTCGTTTAA